A part of Hydrogenobacter sp. T-8 genomic DNA contains:
- the tuf gene encoding elongation factor Tu, with product MAKEKFVREKEHVNVGTIGHVDHGKSTLTSAITCVLAAGVMPGGKAKCMRYEEIDKAPEEKERGITINITHVEYETPKRHYAHVDCPGHADYIKNMITGAAQMDGAILVVSAADGPMPQTREHVLLARQVNVPYIVVFMNKCDMVDDPELLDLVELEVRELLSKYEFPGDEVPVIRGSALGALQELDAGKPDQWCNAIVQLMEALDEYIPTPQREADKPFLMPIEDVFTISGRGTVVTGRVERGVLKPGEEVEIVGLREEPLKTVATSIEMFRKILDEALPGDNVGVLLRGVGKDDVERGQVLAKPGTVKPHKRFRAQVYVLSKEEGGRHTPFFVNYRPQFYFRTADVTGTVVKLPEGQEMVMPGDNVEIEVELVKPVAMEEQLRFAIREGGRTVGAGVVTKIIE from the coding sequence ATGGCAAAGGAGAAGTTTGTAAGAGAAAAGGAACACGTTAACGTAGGCACCATAGGACACGTAGACCACGGCAAGTCCACGCTCACCTCAGCCATAACCTGCGTGCTTGCTGCAGGCGTAATGCCAGGCGGTAAAGCCAAGTGCATGAGATACGAAGAGATTGACAAAGCACCAGAAGAAAAAGAAAGAGGCATAACCATAAACATCACACACGTAGAATACGAGACGCCCAAAAGACACTACGCCCACGTAGACTGCCCAGGACACGCAGACTACATAAAGAACATGATAACAGGTGCAGCACAGATGGACGGAGCCATACTTGTGGTTTCCGCAGCAGACGGACCCATGCCACAGACAAGAGAACACGTGCTACTGGCAAGACAAGTTAACGTGCCATACATAGTAGTCTTTATGAACAAATGCGATATGGTAGATGACCCAGAACTTTTAGACCTTGTGGAACTTGAGGTGAGAGAGCTGTTATCCAAGTATGAGTTTCCGGGGGATGAAGTGCCAGTGATTCGTGGTTCAGCTCTTGGAGCATTGCAAGAGTTAGATGCAGGCAAACCAGACCAGTGGTGCAACGCCATAGTGCAGTTAATGGAAGCCCTTGACGAATATATACCCACACCACAAAGAGAAGCGGACAAACCCTTCCTCATGCCCATAGAGGACGTGTTTACCATCTCAGGTCGTGGAACAGTTGTGACAGGAAGGGTAGAGAGGGGCGTGCTAAAGCCTGGAGAGGAAGTGGAGATAGTGGGATTAAGGGAAGAGCCACTAAAGACAGTGGCAACCTCCATAGAGATGTTTAGGAAGATACTTGACGAGGCACTACCTGGTGACAATGTGGGAGTATTGCTAAGGGGAGTAGGCAAGGACGATGTGGAGAGGGGACAAGTATTGGCAAAGCCTGGGACAGTAAAGCCTCACAAGAGGTTTAGGGCACAGGTGTATGTGCTAAGCAAGGAAGAGGGTGGAAGGCACACGCCATTTTTCGTGAACTACAGGCCACAGTTTTACTTTAGGACTGCGGACGTGACAGGGACGGTGGTGAAGTTGCCAGAGGGACAAGAGATGGTGATGCCTGGTGACAATGTGGAGATAGAGGTGGAGCTTGTCAAGCCAGTGGCTATGGAAGAACAGCTTAGGTTTGCCATAAGGGAAGGTGGAAGAACCGTTGGTGCTGGTGTGGTCACAAAAATTATTGAGTGA